AGAGTAGGCTACactaaccccaaaaataaaaacagaaatttatcacaATGCGTGCGATGTTAAGTTACGGCGGCCGATCAAAGAGCATCGTGAGAGGTGGTGACGCGTGATGATCTCTacttaaacttctaaaaatagatcgttTCACATACTACAGAGGGCGCATTTAAACTTTTTTCGCGCTATTTTCAAGAAGATGCCTCGTAAGGAGAGAGGGAGAAAGCGCAAACAGCAAGATTTGGCAGAACAAGCCAAACATTGTGTCAAATTAGGTGGCTGGTTGTTACATACTAGTAATAAGGATGATCAGCTAGATACCTCTGGACCACCTATTTTTTTACCCGCCGCCGCTGAAGTCTGTAATAATGATCAGCAAGGCTTAGATACCTCAAGCTCTGGACCACCTACTTTTTTACCCGCCGCCGCCGACGAGGTCTGTCTCTTCCCAGGTTAGTACACTGTACCTACAATTCAGTATTAACTAAGTTAGTCTATATTATTAGCCTAATGATCATAATACAGTAAGTGTATATTTAGGTCTAGGCTTAGGGTAGTATTTCCTAGTTAAATTACCTTGCATACATTTTAGTAAATCTATTCTTAATCTTAACAGCGCAGGGACTCCATTTTCATTACCACGATTAAACGGCGCGCACGTTACTATGCGCGTAATGCCGCAATTCGCGCGGTGTTGTTACACATTATTAATAAACACTTTTTAgttttattctgaaaataaattaatcatgaaaatattttttttagtgaatatttatttacctaTAATATAAGATCAAGTATGTTTTATTTCCATTTCACTCAACCACAAACATGTGAATAATGAATGTGGTTGTTAAAACTAAAAagattgttattaatattatcgtCCTACTAGCTAGATAGAGGCCTATAATATACTATCTatagcataggcctagctagtagtagtagtatagctTTTTTGTTTACTACGAAACCCTCGAACGGCTTTTTCTACACCAGGTGTTGATGAGGATGGTAACCTATCCGATCCAGAAACGGCCGTCAATGATGACATTGATGTAGACATTCAACTTCCTGTGGATTTAGAGATGCCCATTGAGCAAGAAGGAGGTAAATAATAATTCGTCACGACTGTCCATGTTCATGATGCAGACAGTATCACGCGTTAGTGAAGAATGTATGTATCCTAAAcaactataaaattaaaaatttacaaaACGGACATATTTTCAATTAATGTTCTGATTATTTTGCAGTTATTTGCAAGGATGTTGGGGACATTGTTAACAAGCTTATTGATATATCAACTCTAACACCATCAGAAAAGCTTAAATACATCGACAACCACTTTGTACCCGATTCAAACTATaagcattttttaaaacaaatagtaATGCAGGGTGAAGGTCGATCAAAGACACTAACTTTTCAGTATTCGTGGTTAGATCAATATAAGTGGTTAGTGTACAGCCCATCAGATCATGGTGGATACTGCAAGTATTGTGTGATGTTCCCTCCAGATAAGACTAATTTATCCAATGCCGTATTAGTTGGGAGACCATTTAAAATTCTTAAGCACGCCAAAGGTAAAGATGGAGTACTTGATTGCCACACTAATTTCCTGTATCATAAAACTGCTGTAGACAAATACAAGCAGCTTAGTATGTCTTTCCTGCATCCTGAACATCATGTTGATGTTCTGCTAAATGACGCTAGCAAACAAATCTACAAGGACAACATCCATATTCTCCAAAGTATCATCGAGGCAGTACTGCTATGTGGCAAGCAGAATATTGCCCTTCGTGGCCATCGAGATGATAGTACAAGCAGCTGTAGCAACACTGGGAACTTTCTGGCCATATTAAAGTTATTAAGTGGTAGAGATCCAATATTGAGGAAACACCTGGAATCTAGTAATAAAAATAGCACTTACACTTCGAAAACCATACAAAATGAATTGATAGGTATAATTGGTGAATTTGTTAGGAATAAGATAACAATTGATTTGTCTGATCAAAAGTATTCGAAGTACTACACTATTATAGCCGATGAGGTTACTGATACTACCACCAACAAAGAGGTATTATCAATTTGTTTACGGTTCTTAACCGGTGATGAGCAGGTGGAAATTGCAGAACATTTTGTCGACTTTGTCAACTTAAACCGCACCACAGGCAAGGCGATTGCTGATGCCATCATGAAATCGTTGAGTGACAATGGATTCAACTACCAAAATCTCAGAGGTCAGGCATACGATGGGGCTTCGGCTATGTCATCTGCTGTAAGAGGTGTGAATGGTAGAATAAGAGAGGTAGTACCATTAGCACTATACTCCCACTGTAAAAGTCACATTCTGAATTTGAGTATCGCATCATCCTGTAAGCTACAAGAAATTAGAAATATGATTGGTTCAATCAATgaagtatttttgtttttttcaaactcGCCAAAACGTCAAGCAAtgtttgaaagcgttttagaacATTCTGATTATGAtgggaaaaaaaagaaaattaaggGTTTGTGTAAAACACGTTGGGTGGAGCGTCATGATTGTTATGAAACGTTTCATGAGTTGTTTGCACACATAGTTACCACACTTGAAGTTATACTTCGGCCTAATGATTTCCCCGACATAATTGGTAATGAAGATTGGTCATGGGATCCCGACACCAGGACGAAAGCACAGGGACTATATTCAACACTACAGTCTTTTGagtttttaatgtcattttttgtGACAAAGCAGTGCTTGTTTCCAAATAGACCAATTGCTGTCAAGTTACAACGCAGTAATTTGGACTCTTTCGAAGCCTACCATAAGATTGACACAGTAATTAGTCAGTTACAAGAGATAAGACGTGATATTGATAATCATTTTTCTGCTTGGTTTGCTGATGCATCACAACTTACTATAAGTGTTGGTGGCGTAGTATCCAAACCAAGAACCAACAGGCGACAATTGCACAGAAGCAATGTGCCAGCAGATACCATTGAAGAGTATTTCCGGAAAAACCTGGCTATCCCATTCATAGATCACTTGCTCAATGAAATGGAGACAAGATTCAATGCTCAGTCTAGAGTTATCGCTTCACTGTTTGAAATAATTCCCGAATTAATTATCAAGAGCGTCAACGTTGCACCCGTCTGtgaaaaattgttattttggaAGAGCGACTTGCCATCTCCTTTGTCATTATGTAATGAATTAAGGTACTGGAGAGCCCATTGGGTAACCGTGAAGAGAGAAGAACATCCACAAAATTTACTTGAATGTCTAAGAAATTGTGACAAGGATATTTATCCCAATATTTATGAGCTCCTCTGTATAGGTTGTGTCTCACCAGTTGGTAGTGCAGAAGCGGAACGCTCCTTCTCAGGGTTAAGACGAGTGAAGAGCTACCTCCGTAATAGGATGACGGTAGAGAGACTGACCGGATTATCACTAATGATGATACATCATGATGTTGATGTTGatgtaaatgtaatttcagACATTTTTATTCGTAGAAACAATAGGAGATTGTTCAAACGGAGCATTCTCAACATGTTGTAATACTTTAAGATACTAGataataatgttaaatgttcGTGGTGGTGAGCCAGAATAACAGTATTCTGGAGTGAGGGTATGGGTTACCTCTACCTCTCTAGGCCCCCCAGACGCACACTGGGTTAAcaaatgtattgtaaataatgttaaatgttcGTGGTGGTGAGCCAGAATAACAGTATTCTGGAGTGAGGGTATGGGTTACCTCTACCTCTCTAGGCCCCCCAGACGCACACTGGGTTAAcaaatgtattgtaaataatgttaaatgttcGTGGTGGTGAGCCAGAATAACAGTATTCTGGAGTGAGGGTATGGGTTACCTCTACCTCTCTAGGCCCCCCAGACGCACACTGGGTTAAcaaatgtattgtaaataatgttaaatgtttGTGGTGGTGAGCCAGAATAACAGTATTCTGGAGTGAGGGTATGGGTTACCTCTACCTCTCTAGGCCCCCCAGACGCACACTGGGTTAAcaaatgtattgtaaataatgttaaatgttcGTGGTGGTGAGCCAGAATAACAGTATTCTGGAGTGAGGGTATGGGTTACCTCTACCTCTCTAGGCCCCCCAGACGCACACTGGGTTAAc
This genomic stretch from Antedon mediterranea chromosome 11, ecAntMedi1.1, whole genome shotgun sequence harbors:
- the LOC140063054 gene encoding 52 kDa repressor of the inhibitor of the protein kinase-like, which encodes MPRKERGRKRKQQDLAEQAKHCVKLGGWLLHTSNKDDQLDTSGPPIFLPAAAEVCNNDQQGLDTSSSGPPTFLPAAADEVCLFPGVDEDGNLSDPETAVNDDIDVDIQLPVDLEMPIEQEGVICKDVGDIVNKLIDISTLTPSEKLKYIDNHFVPDSNYKHFLKQIVMQGEGRSKTLTFQYSWLDQYKWLVYSPSDHGGYCKYCVMFPPDKTNLSNAVLVGRPFKILKHAKGKDGVLDCHTNFLYHKTAVDKYKQLSMSFLHPEHHVDVLLNDASKQIYKDNIHILQSIIEAVLLCGKQNIALRGHRDDSTSSCSNTGNFLAILKLLSGRDPILRKHLESSNKNSTYTSKTIQNELIGIIGEFVRNKITIDLSDQKYSKYYTIIADEVTDTTTNKEVLSICLRFLTGDEQVEIAEHFVDFVNLNRTTGKAIADAIMKSLSDNGFNYQNLRGQAYDGASAMSSAVRGVNGRIREVVPLALYSHCKSHILNLSIASSCKLQEIRNMIGSINEVFLFFSNSPKRQAMFESVLEHSDYDGKKKKIKGLCKTRWVERHDCYETFHELFAHIVTTLEVILRPNDFPDIIGNEDWSWDPDTRTKAQGLYSTLQSFEFLMSFFVTKQCLFPNRPIAVKLQRSNLDSFEAYHKIDTVISQLQEIRRDIDNHFSAWFADASQLTISVGGVVSKPRTNRRQLHRSNVPADTIEEYFRKNLAIPFIDHLLNEMETRFNAQSRVIASLFEIIPELIIKSVNVAPVCEKLLFWKSDLPSPLSLCNELRYWRAHWVTVKREEHPQNLLECLRNCDKDIYPNIYELLCIGCVSPVGSAEAERSFSGLRRVKSYLRNRMTVERLTGLSLMMIHHDVDVDVNVISDIFIRRNNRRLFKRSILNML